In the Octadecabacter sp. SW4 genome, one interval contains:
- the soxC gene encoding sulfite dehydrogenase, whose product MSDIYKGMKPTRRNFLRGAAASGAALVGGATMARAEGEAAILNTQPWNQYLGAGVDETPYGMPSPYESHVRRQNVPWLTADPVSSINFTPLHELDGIITPNGLCFERHHAGVAEIDPAEHRLMINGLVDRPLVFTMEDLMRFPRENHIYFLECAANTGMEWAGAQLNGCQFTHGMIHNVMYTGVPLRLLLQEAGVKTAGKWLLPEGADASAMTRSVPIEKALDDCLVAFKMNGEALRAEQGYPIRLVVPGWEGNMWVKWLRRIEVGDQPWHHREETSKYTDLLANGQARRFTWEMDAKSVITSPSPQMPITQGPGPLVITGVAWSGRGTIPRVDVTIDGGITWQEARMSGPSLDKSMHRFYLDINWDGKPMLLQSRAHDNTGYVQPTKDQLRAVRGENSIYHNNGIQTWAVNENGEAENVEIS is encoded by the coding sequence ATGAGCGACATCTACAAAGGCATGAAGCCCACACGCCGCAATTTCCTGCGTGGCGCGGCCGCCAGTGGTGCGGCCCTGGTGGGCGGGGCGACTATGGCGCGGGCCGAAGGCGAAGCCGCAATCCTGAACACGCAGCCGTGGAACCAATATCTGGGCGCGGGTGTGGACGAGACGCCTTATGGCATGCCATCGCCCTATGAATCCCATGTGCGCCGCCAGAACGTGCCCTGGCTGACAGCCGATCCGGTCAGTTCGATCAACTTTACCCCGCTGCATGAACTCGACGGGATCATCACGCCAAACGGCTTGTGTTTTGAACGCCATCACGCGGGCGTCGCCGAAATCGATCCCGCCGAACATCGCCTCATGATCAACGGCCTGGTTGATCGCCCGCTGGTCTTCACGATGGAAGACCTGATGCGCTTTCCACGCGAAAATCACATCTATTTTCTGGAATGCGCAGCCAATACGGGCATGGAGTGGGCGGGGGCGCAGCTGAACGGCTGCCAGTTCACTCATGGGATGATCCACAACGTCATGTATACCGGCGTGCCGCTGCGGCTTTTGCTGCAAGAGGCGGGCGTGAAAACTGCCGGAAAATGGTTGCTGCCCGAGGGGGCGGATGCATCCGCAATGACCCGTTCGGTCCCGATTGAAAAAGCGCTGGATGATTGCCTCGTGGCGTTCAAGATGAACGGCGAAGCCCTGCGCGCCGAACAAGGCTACCCCATCCGACTGGTCGTGCCCGGTTGGGAAGGCAACATGTGGGTCAAGTGGTTGCGCCGCATCGAAGTGGGTGATCAGCCTTGGCACCACCGCGAGGAAACCAGCAAATACACCGATCTTCTGGCCAACGGTCAGGCCCGGCGGTTCACATGGGAGATGGACGCGAAATCGGTCATCACCAGCCCCAGCCCGCAAATGCCCATCACCCAAGGTCCGGGGCCGCTGGTCATTACCGGCGTGGCGTGGTCGGGGCGTGGCACGATCCCGCGGGTCGATGTGACCATTGACGGTGGCATCACATGGCAGGAGGCCCGCATGTCGGGTCCGTCGCTCGATAAGTCGATGCATCGCTTTTATCTCGACATCAACTGGGACGGAAAACCGATGCTGCTGCAAAGCCGTGCGCATGACAACACCGGCTATGTGCAACCGACCAAGGATCAGCTGCGGGCGGTGCGCGGTGAAAATTCAATCTATCACAACAACGGCATTCAGACTTGGGCTGTCAACGAAAATGGCGAGGCGGAAAATGTTGAAATTTCTTAA
- the soxB gene encoding thiosulfohydrolase SoxB, producing MISRRDFLQASVAASAIVGASGFGNWGRLAAQQALTQDQLLEFETFGNVSLIHVTDIHAQLKPIYFREPEINLGVGVNKGAVPHITGADFRRAYGIDDGSPSHYALTYNDFSALARSYGKMGGMDRVATVVNQIRAARPDALLLDGGDTWHGSYTCYQTQGQDVVNVMNMLRPDAMTFHWEFTLGSDRVRDIVGDLPFAALGQNIFDAEWDEPSEDFQPYQFFERGGVKIAVIGQAFPYMPIANPGWMFPEYSFGIRDQRMQEMVDEVRGMGAELVVCLSHNGFDVDKAMAGRVTGIDVILAGHTHDALPEPVLINDTIIIASGSNGKFVSRVDLDVRDGRMMGFRHKLIPIFSDVISPDAEVAAVIDEQRAPFAADLSEVLGKTADDTLLYRRGNFNGSWDDLICDALIEERDADIAMSPGVRWGPSILPGQDITREDLWNVTSMTYPNAYRTEMTGEFIHTIMEDVADNLFNEDPYYQQGGDMVRVGGMGYRIDIGKPIGERISNLTLLKTGETLDPAKTYVVAGWASVNEGTQGPPIWDVVENYIKRNGTVSVAPNTSVQVAGI from the coding sequence ATGATTTCACGGCGCGATTTTCTACAGGCCAGCGTAGCTGCCAGCGCAATTGTCGGCGCGTCCGGGTTTGGCAACTGGGGCCGTCTGGCTGCGCAACAGGCGCTGACGCAAGACCAGCTGCTGGAGTTTGAGACCTTTGGAAACGTGTCGCTGATCCATGTCACCGATATTCACGCACAGCTGAAACCAATCTATTTCCGGGAACCCGAAATCAACCTTGGCGTGGGCGTCAACAAGGGCGCCGTGCCCCATATCACAGGCGCGGATTTCCGCCGTGCCTATGGAATAGACGACGGCAGCCCGTCGCATTACGCCCTGACTTATAACGATTTTTCCGCCCTCGCGCGAAGCTATGGCAAGATGGGCGGCATGGACCGTGTGGCGACTGTCGTGAACCAAATTCGCGCCGCCCGCCCCGATGCTTTGCTGCTGGATGGCGGCGATACCTGGCACGGGTCCTACACCTGTTACCAGACCCAGGGGCAGGACGTGGTCAACGTCATGAACATGCTCAGGCCCGATGCGATGACGTTTCACTGGGAATTCACGCTTGGGTCGGATCGCGTGCGCGACATCGTGGGCGATCTGCCCTTCGCGGCCCTTGGCCAGAACATCTTTGACGCCGAATGGGATGAACCATCCGAAGACTTCCAACCCTACCAGTTCTTTGAACGCGGCGGCGTCAAGATCGCCGTGATCGGTCAGGCCTTCCCCTATATGCCCATCGCCAACCCCGGCTGGATGTTCCCCGAATACTCGTTCGGGATCCGTGATCAGCGGATGCAGGAAATGGTTGACGAAGTGCGCGGCATGGGCGCCGAATTGGTCGTCTGCCTGTCGCATAACGGCTTTGATGTGGACAAGGCGATGGCGGGCCGCGTGACCGGGATCGATGTGATCCTTGCGGGCCACACCCATGATGCGCTGCCCGAGCCTGTGCTGATCAACGACACGATCATCATTGCGTCAGGGTCCAACGGTAAATTCGTCAGCCGCGTCGATCTGGACGTGCGCGATGGCCGCATGATGGGGTTCCGCCACAAGCTGATCCCGATCTTTTCCGACGTGATTTCGCCCGACGCCGAGGTCGCGGCAGTGATTGATGAACAGCGCGCCCCCTTTGCGGCGGACCTGTCCGAAGTGCTGGGTAAAACGGCCGATGATACGTTGCTTTATCGGCGCGGCAACTTCAACGGATCCTGGGATGACCTGATCTGTGATGCGCTGATCGAGGAACGCGATGCCGATATCGCAATGTCGCCCGGTGTGCGTTGGGGGCCGTCGATCCTGCCGGGTCAGGATATCACCCGCGAAGACCTGTGGAACGTCACCTCGATGACCTATCCAAACGCATATCGCACTGAAATGACGGGCGAATTCATACATACCATCATGGAAGACGTGGCCGATAACCTGTTCAACGAAGACCCCTATTACCAGCAGGGCGGCGATATGGTTCGCGTCGGTGGGATGGGCTACCGGATCGACATCGGCAAACCGATCGGCGAACGCATCAGCAACCTGACCCTGCTGAAAACCGGTGAAACGCTGGACCCCGCCAAGACCTATGTCGTGGCTGGCTGGGCTTCGGTGAATGAAGGCACCCAAGGCCCGCCCATCTGGGACGTGGTCGAGAATTACATCAAGCGCAATGGCACCGTGTCCGTTGCACCAAACACATCCGTTCAGGTCGCGGGGATCTGA
- the soxA gene encoding sulfur oxidation c-type cytochrome SoxA — MKKTLLSASAVCLAVAVPFGPAMADEDADLVINGEIDITVRAPAPAHMQGTGISEIMSGWVFRSTETQAFEMDDFENPGMIFVEEALAAWDTVEGEAGESCASCHGAPEDMAGISAVYPRWNEEAGEVRTMTMQINSCRTEQMGAEEWAYDKDDMLNMTALLASVSRGMPVDVAIDGPAQETWEMGRELYYTRNGQLDLSCASCHEQNYGNLIRADHLSMGMINGFPTYRLKNARLNGVQSRFRGCIRDTRAETYAVGSPEFIALELYVASRGNGLSVEGPSVRN, encoded by the coding sequence ATGAAAAAAACACTACTGTCCGCAAGTGCTGTATGTCTTGCTGTGGCCGTCCCCTTTGGGCCGGCAATGGCAGATGAAGATGCCGATTTGGTCATCAACGGCGAAATCGACATCACCGTGCGTGCGCCTGCGCCCGCGCACATGCAAGGCACCGGGATCAGCGAGATCATGTCGGGTTGGGTGTTCCGTTCGACGGAAACCCAAGCCTTTGAAATGGACGATTTCGAGAACCCGGGTATGATCTTTGTCGAAGAAGCGCTTGCCGCCTGGGACACCGTTGAAGGCGAGGCAGGTGAATCCTGTGCCAGCTGCCACGGCGCGCCCGAAGACATGGCCGGTATCAGTGCCGTTTATCCGCGTTGGAATGAAGAGGCGGGTGAAGTGCGCACGATGACCATGCAGATCAACAGCTGCCGGACCGAACAGATGGGTGCCGAAGAATGGGCCTATGACAAGGACGACATGCTGAACATGACTGCGCTGCTGGCCTCGGTGTCGCGCGGCATGCCGGTGGATGTCGCGATTGATGGTCCCGCGCAGGAAACATGGGAAATGGGGCGCGAGCTTTATTACACCCGCAATGGCCAGTTGGACCTGTCCTGCGCGTCCTGCCACGAGCAGAACTACGGCAACCTGATCCGCGCCGACCACCTGAGCATGGGCATGATCAACGGATTCCCGACCTATCGCCTGAAAAACGCGCGGTTGAACGGTGTGCAATCACGGTTCCGTGGCTGCATCCGCGACACGCGCGCCGAAACCTATGCCGTGGGCAGCCCCGAGTTTATCGCGCTGGAGCTTTACGTGGCCTCGCGCGGGAACGGCCTGTCGGTCGAAGGTCCGTCAGTCCGCAACTAA
- the soxZ gene encoding thiosulfate oxidation carrier complex protein SoxZ: protein MAENVTPRVRVPREATAGETITIKTLISHPMESGQRKDGDGNVIPRSIIHRFTCEFNGEMVIDVGFEPAISTNPFLEFEAVVPESGTFVFTWYDDDGDIYTDSKDIVVN from the coding sequence ATGGCAGAAAACGTAACACCCCGCGTTCGCGTCCCACGCGAGGCAACCGCTGGCGAAACGATCACGATCAAAACGCTGATCTCGCATCCGATGGAATCGGGCCAGCGCAAAGACGGCGATGGCAATGTCATTCCGCGCTCGATCATCCACCGCTTCACCTGCGAATTTAACGGTGAAATGGTGATCGACGTCGGGTTTGAACCGGCAATCTCCACGAACCCGTTTCTGGAGTTTGAAGCGGTCGTGCCCGAAAGCGGCACCTTTGTCTTCACGTGGTACGATGACGATGGCGATATCTACACCGACAGCAAAGACATCGTCGTCAACTAG
- the soxY gene encoding thiosulfate oxidation carrier protein SoxY, which produces MSYTRRETLLMAMGTAFAAAVPFKAFADVDGDIAAFTGGAELGTGGITLIAPEIAENGNTVPIEVDAPGAVAIMVLATGNPTPAVGTFNFGPLAGAQRASTRIRLAGTQDVIAIAKMPDGSFVQASQEVKVTIGGCGG; this is translated from the coding sequence ATGAGCTATACACGCAGAGAAACGCTTTTGATGGCGATGGGCACCGCGTTTGCGGCAGCCGTGCCCTTCAAGGCATTCGCAGACGTCGACGGCGACATCGCCGCGTTCACGGGCGGTGCCGAACTCGGCACGGGCGGGATCACTTTGATCGCGCCGGAAATCGCGGAAAACGGCAACACCGTTCCGATCGAAGTCGACGCCCCTGGCGCGGTTGCGATCATGGTTCTTGCCACCGGCAACCCGACACCCGCCGTTGGCACGTTCAACTTTGGCCCGCTGGCAGGCGCACAGCGCGCCTCTACGCGCATCCGGCTTGCCGGAACGCAGGACGTCATTGCGATCGCGAAAATGCCCGACGGATCGTTCGTTCAGGCCTCGCAAGAGGTGAAAGTCACAATCGGCGGCTGCGGCGGCTAA
- the soxX gene encoding sulfur oxidation c-type cytochrome SoxX, whose amino-acid sequence MNRILLSAFAAGFGTVAIAQTAPGDVTFGDYGQVEMSLSGTVGDPAAGLEIMVNRGKGNCIACHQVTALSDYPFHGEVGPSLDGVGARWEASDLRGIVSNAKMVFPDTVMPAFYAIDGFNRPGDGYTGKAAQGPLDPILTAQEIEDVVAYLMTLQDY is encoded by the coding sequence ATGAACAGGATTTTACTCTCGGCATTCGCCGCTGGTTTTGGCACGGTCGCCATTGCGCAAACCGCGCCCGGTGACGTCACATTCGGCGACTACGGGCAGGTCGAAATGTCGTTGTCGGGAACTGTCGGTGATCCGGCAGCCGGGCTCGAGATTATGGTCAACCGGGGCAAGGGCAATTGCATCGCCTGCCATCAGGTTACGGCGTTGTCAGATTACCCCTTTCACGGCGAAGTGGGCCCGTCGCTTGACGGGGTAGGCGCGCGCTGGGAAGCATCGGATCTGCGGGGCATCGTGTCCAACGCCAAGATGGTTTTCCCCGACACGGTGATGCCCGCGTTCTACGCCATCGATGGCTTTAACCGCCCCGGCGACGGCTACACCGGCAAAGCCGCCCAAGGGCCGCTTGATCCGATCCTGACCGCGCAGGAAATCGAAGACGTGGTCGCTTACCTTATGACGCTGCAAGACTACTAG
- a CDS encoding thioredoxin family protein: MFRTTLAALALIATPLFAAQLGDDGLYDADWIEETFKDLREDLADANDQGKTLLIMIEQRGCIYCKEMHENIFPDPEIDAALHDSFFVVQINMFGDVDVTDFDGEVMPEKDIVRRWNAQFTPTMMFFPPEVAEDAIASEAAIVTMPGAFGKWTTLNLLNWIREGHYLTDEPFQRYHARILQERGIVD, encoded by the coding sequence ATGTTCCGCACCACACTTGCTGCTTTGGCCTTGATCGCAACGCCGCTGTTTGCCGCGCAATTGGGCGATGACGGATTGTATGATGCCGACTGGATCGAGGAAACGTTCAAGGACCTGCGCGAAGATCTGGCCGACGCCAATGACCAAGGCAAAACCCTGTTGATCATGATCGAACAGCGCGGGTGCATTTACTGCAAGGAGATGCACGAAAATATCTTTCCCGATCCGGAAATCGACGCCGCGCTGCACGACAGCTTTTTCGTAGTGCAGATCAACATGTTCGGGGATGTCGACGTCACTGATTTCGATGGTGAAGTCATGCCCGAAAAAGATATCGTGCGGCGCTGGAATGCGCAGTTCACACCTACGATGATGTTCTTTCCGCCCGAGGTGGCCGAGGACGCGATCGCAAGTGAGGCGGCAATCGTCACCATGCCCGGCGCTTTTGGCAAGTGGACGACCTTGAACCTTCTCAACTGGATTCGCGAGGGTCACTACCTGACCGATGAACCCTTCCAGCGCTACCACGCGCGCATCCTGCAAGAACGCGGAATCGTTGATTAA
- a CDS encoding cytochrome c biogenesis CcdA family protein: MLEITYFGAVIAGLLSFFTPCVLPMVPFYLSYMAGISMHELRGADDFPPGTQRKLVFSAVAFALGVTTIFVLLGMGATAVGGAFGQWKQELSYVAAAVLLLFGLHFLGVMRIPLLYREARVESAAAPSNMLGAYLMGLAFGFGWTPCVGPALASILMMASGFGNIWQGGVLLFVYGFSMTLPFIVAALFARPFLGWAQRNRKYLGVVEKAMGVMLIVFAILIATNSVNYIAQWMIETFPSFATIG, from the coding sequence ATGCTAGAGATCACGTATTTCGGCGCAGTAATTGCCGGGCTGTTGTCATTCTTCACGCCCTGCGTCCTGCCGATGGTGCCGTTTTACCTGAGCTACATGGCGGGGATTTCCATGCACGAGCTGCGCGGCGCGGATGACTTCCCGCCCGGCACCCAGCGCAAGCTGGTGTTTTCTGCCGTCGCCTTCGCCCTTGGCGTGACGACGATTTTCGTGCTGCTGGGCATGGGCGCCACGGCAGTGGGGGGCGCATTCGGACAATGGAAACAAGAACTGAGCTATGTCGCGGCGGCGGTCTTGCTGCTGTTTGGTCTGCACTTTCTTGGGGTGATGCGCATCCCGCTGCTTTACCGTGAAGCACGAGTTGAAAGCGCGGCCGCGCCCTCGAACATGCTTGGCGCGTATCTGATGGGGCTTGCGTTCGGCTTTGGCTGGACGCCCTGCGTCGGGCCAGCCCTTGCGTCAATCCTGATGATGGCCAGCGGCTTTGGCAATATCTGGCAAGGCGGGGTGCTGTTGTTCGTTTACGGCTTCTCGATGACGTTGCCGTTCATTGTCGCGGCGCTGTTCGCGCGCCCGTTCCTTGGCTGGGCGCAGCGCAACCGCAAATATCTTGGCGTGGTGGAAAAGGCGATGGGCGTCATGCTGATCGTCTTTGCCATTCTGATCGCCACCAATTCGGTCAACTACATTGCCCAGTGGATGATCGAAACCTTCCCCAGTTTTGCAACCATCGGATAA
- a CDS encoding helix-turn-helix transcriptional regulator, whose translation MSLPVIDDSLSEAEIDLMVENATRATNFLKAIGHEGRLLILCHLATGEKSVAELERLLSARQAAVSQQLGRLRLEGLVQPRREGKAIYYSLTDDRCKRIISVVYDLFCRTD comes from the coding sequence ATGAGTTTGCCAGTCATAGACGACAGTCTAAGCGAAGCCGAGATCGACCTGATGGTCGAGAACGCAACCCGTGCCACGAATTTCCTCAAGGCAATCGGACACGAAGGCCGGTTGCTGATCCTGTGCCATCTGGCGACCGGCGAAAAATCCGTGGCCGAGCTGGAAAGGCTGTTGTCAGCCCGACAGGCCGCCGTGTCCCAGCAGCTTGGGCGTTTGCGCCTTGAGGGGCTGGTGCAGCCGCGCCGCGAGGGCAAGGCGATCTACTATAGCTTGACGGATGATCGCTGTAAGCGGATCATATCGGTTGTCTACGACTTGTTTTGCAGAACGGACTGA
- a CDS encoding YeeE/YedE family protein, whose translation MLDAWGDGNVAALAGLFGGVLLGLAARLGRFCTLGAIEDFTYGGSDLRLRMWVLAIGTAILATFACVALDWVAPMSSFYISQTVAPFAAISGGLVFGYGMAMAGNCGFGALARLGGGDLRSFVIVIVMGLAAYATISGPIAWLRVVVFRPPGPADQPQSIAYLLGNISGLPVWAIGMAIGIGVIALALGAASIRANKVAIFWSAVVGLAITSAWVFTSWIAANGFDGTPVVSHTFAAPLGETMLYAMTASGQTLSFGIGSVAGVLAGAFIGSLIKGHFRWEACEDPRELRRQIIGAAMMGAGAVVALGCSIGQGLSAFSLLAFSAPLTFAAIFIGARLGLKHLIEGFAQPT comes from the coding sequence ATGCTTGATGCTTGGGGCGACGGCAATGTTGCGGCACTCGCTGGCCTGTTTGGTGGTGTTCTGCTTGGCCTTGCGGCGCGTTTGGGCCGGTTCTGCACCCTGGGTGCAATCGAAGATTTCACCTATGGCGGGAGCGATCTGCGCTTGCGCATGTGGGTGCTTGCGATTGGCACGGCCATATTGGCGACCTTTGCCTGCGTCGCACTTGATTGGGTCGCGCCCATGTCTTCGTTCTATATCAGCCAGACCGTAGCGCCCTTTGCCGCCATCAGCGGCGGGCTGGTGTTTGGCTATGGTATGGCGATGGCGGGCAACTGCGGCTTTGGCGCGCTGGCGCGGCTGGGGGGCGGTGATCTGCGATCATTCGTGATTGTCATCGTGATGGGGCTTGCAGCCTATGCCACGATTTCAGGCCCGATTGCATGGCTGCGTGTCGTGGTTTTTCGACCCCCGGGACCGGCGGACCAGCCCCAAAGCATCGCTTATCTGCTTGGCAATATCAGCGGCTTGCCGGTGTGGGCGATCGGCATGGCGATCGGCATCGGGGTGATTGCGCTGGCGCTGGGGGCCGCGTCGATCCGCGCGAACAAGGTCGCGATATTCTGGTCCGCCGTTGTGGGGCTGGCCATCACCAGCGCCTGGGTTTTCACAAGCTGGATTGCCGCCAACGGGTTTGATGGCACGCCCGTCGTGTCGCACACATTTGCGGCCCCCCTGGGCGAAACGATGCTATATGCAATGACCGCCTCGGGGCAGACGCTCAGCTTTGGGATCGGGTCGGTTGCGGGTGTCCTGGCCGGGGCTTTCATCGGCAGCCTGATCAAGGGCCATTTCCGCTGGGAAGCCTGCGAAGACCCGCGCGAATTGCGCCGCCAGATCATCGGCGCGGCGATGATGGGTGCTGGTGCTGTCGTGGCCTTGGGGTGCAGCATCGGCCAGGGCCTGTCGGCCTTTTCGCTGCTTGCCTTTTCGGCCCCGCTGACATTTGCGGCGATATTCATCGGCGCGCGACTGGGGCTGAAACATCTGATCGAAGGGTTCGCGCAGCCGACCTAG
- a CDS encoding CBS domain-containing protein, producing MTQYRVAEILRDDGPILTPDMPIRRAATLLVQARAAAAVVIGEDGRLDGILTQKDCFKPALHASYYQEWTGRVADQMSRNVISVNLSDDVVAVAERYLRCPHRVFPVMDGPKVAGLVHRSDVLALLLRIG from the coding sequence ATGACTCAATACCGGGTGGCGGAAATTCTGCGTGACGATGGGCCGATCCTGACGCCGGATATGCCGATCCGGCGCGCCGCAACGCTATTGGTGCAAGCGCGCGCCGCCGCCGCAGTCGTGATCGGCGAAGATGGCCGCCTTGACGGCATTTTGACACAGAAGGACTGTTTCAAGCCCGCCCTGCACGCCAGCTATTATCAGGAGTGGACGGGGCGCGTGGCCGATCAGATGTCGCGCAATGTGATCAGCGTAAATCTGAGTGATGACGTTGTTGCCGTCGCCGAAAGGTATTTGCGCTGCCCGCACCGCGTCTTTCCGGTGATGGATGGGCCCAAGGTTGCGGGGCTTGTGCATCGTTCGGATGTGCTGGCGTTGTTGCTGCGCATTGGCTAG
- a CDS encoding FAD:protein FMN transferase, with protein sequence MTERHIHPTRRAALGLIGAAVALPRLAGAAAGAISGIAFGTTWQISGAAPADLEGLRPKIDALFAAIDAQMSPWRADSGLSRFNAMGAGDMAVDPETLHVTRAALALAQASGGAFDPTVGPLVARWGFGPIAGGATPDWRGLRVGNGAIGKTRDDLTLDLCGIAKGRALDLAVTLVRDAGGDNLLFDLGGELRALGQHPSGRDWRVAVQHPLPDQPPAATLRLAQGQAVATSGLRTQSYVLDGRTYGHIIDPGAQAPADGGLMSVTVLADDAMTADGWATALFAAGAGGGIDLARRNSVAALFLVRDGTVIAQRATGRIADQLL encoded by the coding sequence ATGACTGAGCGACACATACACCCAACCCGCCGCGCCGCCCTTGGGTTGATCGGTGCCGCCGTCGCGCTGCCCCGTCTGGCGGGGGCCGCTGCGGGCGCGATTTCGGGTATCGCCTTTGGCACCACCTGGCAGATCAGCGGGGCCGCACCTGCCGATCTGGAGGGCTTGCGCCCGAAAATCGACGCGCTTTTCGCCGCGATTGACGCGCAGATGTCGCCCTGGCGGGCCGATAGCGGGTTAAGCCGCTTCAACGCGATGGGGGCGGGGGATATGGCTGTTGATCCCGAAACGCTCCATGTCACCCGTGCCGCGCTGGCCCTTGCACAGGCGAGCGGCGGCGCGTTTGACCCCACGGTTGGGCCGCTGGTCGCGCGTTGGGGGTTTGGCCCGATAGCGGGTGGCGCGACACCGGACTGGCGGGGCTTGCGCGTCGGCAACGGGGCGATCGGCAAGACCCGCGACGACCTGACGCTGGACCTCTGCGGGATCGCAAAGGGGCGCGCGCTGGATCTGGCTGTCACCTTGGTGCGGGACGCGGGGGGCGATAACCTGCTGTTCGATCTTGGCGGAGAACTGCGCGCGCTGGGCCAGCACCCCAGCGGGCGTGACTGGCGTGTCGCGGTGCAGCATCCCTTGCCCGATCAGCCACCGGCGGCCACCTTGCGGCTGGCGCAGGGGCAGGCGGTTGCGACATCGGGTTTGCGCACCCAAAGCTATGTTCTGGATGGCCGGACCTATGGCCATATCATTGATCCGGGCGCGCAGGCTCCCGCCGATGGGGGGCTTATGTCGGTGACGGTCCTTGCCGACGACGCGATGACGGCAGATGGTTGGGCGACCGCGCTGTTCGCAGCAGGGGCAGGGGGCGGGATCGATCTTGCGCGCCGCAACAGTGTCGCGGCGCTGTTTCTGGTGCGGGACGGGACGGTGATTGCGCAACGCGCGACGGGCCGGATCGCGGATCAACTGCTTTGA
- the nqrF gene encoding NADH:ubiquinone reductase (Na(+)-transporting) subunit F translates to MTEVLIGSLVIAALVVILAIGLLIVQRRLVPRGDVDVAVNDTMHIAARRGSKLLDVLHNAEVRIPAACGGVGTCGLCRVTVTGEGAGKHQATERGLLSPQERRAHVRLACQTTLRGDCAVRVPDDILSAGGGAICTVSSTRMLAPLIREIVLDLPADHPTAFRAGDFMQITAPEYHLDFKSLSVAPAFQDAWDMNGWPGLSVTSDAEVTRAYSLANRPQDAGHAVFNIRLAVPPAGHEADIPPGIVSSWLFALKVGDRVATSGPFGDFHIQPTQRDMVFVGGGVGMAPLRAMIHQELGKGTARQIYFFYGARSAADLFYSDEFASLAKEHGNFTWTPALSDPAPGDRWTGATGFIHEMLGAEMGQHPAPEDCEYYLCGPPVMISAVLATLERLGVESRTIFFDDFGG, encoded by the coding sequence ATGACCGAAGTCCTGATTGGCAGTCTGGTGATTGCGGCCCTTGTGGTGATCCTTGCCATCGGGCTGTTGATCGTCCAGCGTCGGCTGGTGCCTCGGGGCGATGTCGATGTGGCCGTGAACGATACGATGCACATCGCGGCGCGGCGTGGCAGCAAACTGCTTGATGTGTTGCACAATGCCGAAGTCCGCATTCCGGCGGCCTGCGGCGGGGTGGGAACCTGCGGGCTGTGCCGTGTGACTGTGACCGGTGAAGGGGCAGGCAAGCATCAGGCGACCGAACGTGGCCTGCTGTCACCCCAGGAAAGGCGCGCACATGTGCGTCTTGCCTGTCAGACGACGCTGCGCGGGGATTGCGCCGTGCGGGTGCCCGATGACATCCTCAGCGCGGGCGGCGGTGCCATCTGCACCGTGTCGTCAACCCGTATGCTGGCACCGCTGATCCGCGAGATCGTGCTTGATTTGCCCGCCGACCATCCAACCGCATTTCGCGCAGGCGATTTCATGCAGATCACCGCGCCCGAATATCATCTTGATTTCAAGTCCCTTTCGGTTGCGCCAGCGTTTCAGGATGCATGGGATATGAACGGCTGGCCGGGGCTGTCTGTCACATCCGACGCCGAAGTGACCCGCGCCTATTCACTGGCCAACCGGCCGCAGGATGCAGGCCACGCCGTGTTCAACATCCGCCTTGCCGTGCCACCCGCAGGGCACGAGGCCGACATTCCGCCGGGAATCGTATCATCATGGCTCTTTGCGCTGAAAGTTGGCGACCGTGTTGCCACATCCGGCCCGTTCGGGGATTTTCACATTCAGCCCACGCAACGCGACATGGTCTTTGTCGGTGGCGGCGTCGGCATGGCCCCTTTACGGGCCATGATCCATCAAGAACTGGGCAAGGGCACAGCCCGTCAAATCTACTTTTTCTATGGGGCACGCTCGGCGGCTGATCTGTTCTATAGCGATGAGTTTGCGAGCCTGGCGAAAGAGCACGGGAACTTTACATGGACACCCGCGCTGTCAGACCCTGCGCCGGGCGATCGCTGGACCGGCGCGACCGGTTTCATTCACGAAATGCTCGGGGCTGAAATGGGCCAGCATCCCGCGCCCGAAGATTGCGAGTATTACCTGTGCGGCCCGCCGGTGATGATTTCGGCGGTGCTTGCCACGCTTGAACGGCTTGGCGTTGAATCGCGCACGATCTTTTTTGATGACTTTGGAGGCTAG